A single window of Nicotiana tomentosiformis chromosome 1, ASM39032v3, whole genome shotgun sequence DNA harbors:
- the LOC138904703 gene encoding uncharacterized protein → MGGLTRSGRYYSPEELRKAKQARESHLPVKEPIAEKEAEEFLKKMKMQDYSIIDQLRKTPTQISLLSLLLHSEEHHRVLIKTLNEAYVSEKTTVNQLEKMAERFFEVNRVTFSDDDLHEEGAGHNRALHLMVKCEGHYIKRVMIDGGSSVDVCPFSTLQQLKLTLTEFRVVMSASELLMEGRGSIWPELYHPPYIKWSNSSMIAFEVIEVDQVEEGKPILHPHLSATSMMVAALMLRNDYEPGKGLGSSMQGIVNPSAPFSKKDTFGLGFKPTSADIDKAKDRKKNDLNLSKPIPHIAYSFVKPQIEEVQNPTTQDDIDEVCQGLKEMFYEINTVQVGEGPSRASIQLIGPDTSLNNWEATPLPIRKESCFINAGFKNMTCTRNSCPDLKKLSNLEIMNQEVEDVFAWSYDDMPGLSADLVVHKLSTYPNFPPIQQKQRNFKTDMSDKIKEEITKQLSANVIRIVRYTTWLANVVPVPKKDGKIRAQGDWETRDIKLIPYRQCVEVLSKSFKSIEFRYIPKFHNELADALATLPSMLPYPGNTHIDPLEIQIRYQHGYYNTIEAEPDGKPWYRDIKQFLKTREYPEHANRDQNRTIRRLSNGFFLSGEILYKRTLDLNLLRCVDAKEAEMIMNEPKVSNGHRFILVAIDYFTKWVEAIALKVVTKKAVVDFVHSNIICRFGIPKTIITDNAANLNSHLMKEVCEQFKIEHRNSTPYRPKANEVVEAANKNIKKILRKMIQGSRQWHEKLPFALLGYRTTVRTSVSTTPYLLVYGIEAIIPDKIEIPSLRIIVEAGIEDTEWVFLQSTDWMCKKRLHLSLEKVERLISIPSATSFDVMHAET, encoded by the exons ATGGGTGGTTTGACCCGCTCTGGAAGGTACTACTCACcagaggaattgagaaaagctaaGCAAGCCAGGGAAAGTCACTTGCCAGTGAAAGAACCCATTGCAGAAAAGGAAGCGGAGGAATTCCTTaagaagatgaaaatgcaagactactcaatcattgaccaactaaggaaaacCCCTACTcagatatctttgttatctctgCTTTTGCACTCGGAAGAGCATCACCGTGTGTTGATCAAAACTctgaacgaggcatatgtctcAGAAAAGACAACAGTGAATCAACTAGAAAAAATGGctgaaagattctttgaagtaaatagaGTTACTTTCAGCGATGATGATTTGCATGAGGAAGGGGCTGGGCATAATAGAGCTTTGCATCTTATGGTGAAATGTGAAGGGCACTACATAAAACGAGTCATGATTGacggaggctcaagtgtagatgtatgccctttTTCTACTCTACAACAACTGAAATTGACACTAACAGAATTCAGAGTAGTAATGTCAGCAtcagagcttttgatg gaaggccgtggatccatatggccagagctgtaccatccaccctacatcaaatggtcaaattcgagTATGATAG CTTTTGAGGTGATTGAGGTTGaccaagtggaagaaggaaaaccaattcTGCATCCCCATCTTTCAGCCACATCCATGATGGTAGCGGCGCTAATGTTGAGGAACGACTATGAACCAGGAAAAGGATTAGGATCCTCTATGCAGGGAATTGTGAACCCTAGTGCTCCTTTTTCGAAGAAAGATACCTTTGGCTTGGGTTTTAAACCAACATCAGCTGACATAGACAAAGCCAAGGACCGCAAAAAGAATGATTTGAATTTGTCCAAAccaatccctcacattgcctactcttttgtcaagccacaaattgaagaagtccaaaatcctACTACTCAAGATGACATTGATGAAGTTTGCCAGGGTCTCAAGGAGATGTTCTATGAGATCAATACGGTTCAAGTTGGTGAGGGCCCTAGCCGTGCAAGTATTCAGTTGATTGGTCCAGATACCTCGCTCAACAattgggaagcaactcctcttcccatcaggaaggagtcttg tttcATTAATGCTGGTTTTAAAAACATGACATGCACgcggaattcatgcccagatcttaaaaagctgtctaatcttgaaataatgaatcaagaagttga agatgtatttgcttggtcatatgatgacatgccgggtttgagtgcCGATTTAGTAGTTCATAAGCTTTCCACATACcctaattttccaccaatccaacaaaaacaaaggaattttaagacagacatgagtgataagattaaagaagaaatcacgaagcaactaagtgcaaatgtGATCAGGATCGTCCGTTATActacatggttagcaaatgttgtgccggttccaaagaaGGATGGAAAAATCAGA gctcaaggtgattgggagactcgagacatcaagctcattccatatagacaatgtgtggAGGTTCTTAGCAAAAGTTTCAAGTCCATcgaattcaggtacattcccaagtttcacaatgaattagctgatgccttggccaccctaccctcaatgcttccatatccgggtaatactcacattgacccattagaaattcaaattcggtATCAACATGGTTATTACAATACAATTGAAGCAGAACCAgatggtaaaccatggtatcGTGATATTAAACAGTTTCTGAAAACAAGAGAATATCCGGAACATGCTAACAGGGATCAAAACAGAACTATTAGGCGactctctaatggtttctttttgagtggggaaatcctatacaaaagaactctagatttgaatttgttgagatgtgtggatgccaaagaagctgaaatGATTATGAATGAG ccaaaagtttcaaatgggcacagattcatcttggttgcaattgattacttcacaaaatgggtggAAGCTATTGCATTGAAAGTAGTTACCAAGAAAgcagtagtagactttgttcactcTAACATCATCTGTCGTTTCGGTATTCCAAAAACCATTattacagataatgctgctaatttgaatagtcatctgatgaaggaggtatgtgaacaatttaaaattgagcatcgCAATTCTACTCCTTACCGTCCCAAGGCTAATGAAGTTGTTGAAGCtgcgaataagaacatcaagaagattcttaggaagatgatccaagggtctagacaatggcatgaaaagctgccttttgctcttttgggataccggacaACTGTCCGTACATCAGTTAGCACAACGCCCTACTTATTAGTTTATGGAATTGAAGCGATCATACCTGATAaaattgagattccctctctccgaatcatcgttgaagcagggattgaggacactgaatgg GTTTTTCTGCAAAGTACGGACTGGATGTGCAAGAAAAGACTCCATCTCTCGCTAGAGAAAGTGGAACGTTTGATCTCAATACCATCTGCAACCAGCTTTGACGTAATGCATGcggagacatag